The Exiguobacterium aurantiacum DSM 6208 genome includes a window with the following:
- a CDS encoding type IV pilus twitching motility protein PilT — protein sequence MIHQSIEVILTKAVEQRASDIHLTAGSPPIFRIDGSLVTMGEEKVLPTHIEGYLNEIMTEEMRGRLEVQRDLDFSFGVPRVSRFRVNAYYQRGTVAIAFRSISGEIPTLNELDLPPVLKRLIEKPHGLILVTGPTGSGKSTTLAAMIHEINRTQRKRIITLEDPIEYLHSHNQSIVDQREIGSDVMKFVNGLRAALRQDPDVILLGEMRDLETISTAMTAAETGHLVMATLHTSSAMSTVSRIIDAFPAEQQDQIRTQLANVLLGVVSQRLFPRVDVPKGRVAAMEIMLGNAAVANLIRNEKEFQLPTVIQTNRQSGMQSMDASIEQLVRQGIINPNAVPNEEMR from the coding sequence ATGATCCATCAATCGATTGAAGTGATACTGACAAAAGCGGTCGAACAGCGCGCCTCGGACATTCATCTGACCGCGGGTTCGCCGCCGATTTTCCGCATCGACGGCAGTCTCGTAACGATGGGCGAGGAGAAAGTGTTGCCGACGCACATCGAAGGTTATTTGAATGAGATCATGACCGAGGAGATGCGGGGGCGTTTGGAAGTCCAACGCGACCTCGACTTCTCGTTCGGCGTCCCGCGCGTGTCGCGGTTTCGCGTCAACGCCTATTACCAGCGGGGGACGGTCGCCATCGCCTTCCGTTCGATTTCCGGGGAAATCCCGACGTTAAACGAGCTCGATTTGCCGCCGGTGTTGAAGCGGCTCATCGAGAAACCGCACGGGCTCATCCTCGTGACCGGTCCGACCGGGTCGGGGAAATCGACGACGCTCGCCGCGATGATCCATGAGATCAACCGGACGCAACGGAAGCGGATCATCACGCTCGAAGACCCGATCGAGTATTTGCATTCCCATAACCAGAGCATCGTCGACCAGCGCGAAATCGGTTCGGACGTCATGAAGTTCGTGAACGGACTACGTGCCGCGCTCAGGCAAGACCCGGACGTCATCTTGCTCGGGGAGATGCGCGACCTCGAGACGATCTCGACGGCGATGACGGCGGCCGAGACGGGACACCTCGTCATGGCGACGTTACATACGTCGAGCGCGATGTCGACCGTCAGCCGTATCATCGACGCGTTCCCAGCCGAGCAACAAGACCAAATCCGGACACAGCTCGCCAACGTCTTGCTAGGCGTCGTCAGCCAGCGCTTGTTCCCGCGTGTCGACGTCCCGAAAGGACGCGTCGCCGCGATGGAGATCATGCTCGGCAACGCGGCCGTCGCCAACTTGATTCGCAATGAAAAAGAGTTCCAGCTCCCGACCGTCATCCAGACGAACCGGCAGAGCGGGATGCAGTCGATGGACGCATCCATCGAGCAACTCGTCCGGCAAGGTATCATCAACCCGAACGCCGTGCCGAACGAAGAAATGAGGTAA
- a CDS encoding type II secretion system F family protein has product MAIFQYEGKLLNGRRKKGRITAISLREAKEKLREESILVTELSELESTGLNTEINLLPERVKIEHLIMYVRQFATLIRAGVPIVRATSILRVQTESKVLKKTLSQVEDDLREGIAYSEAIKKHPRVFSNFFSSMALAGEASGNLEEALDQIGLQLQKQYDVKRKVISALTYPLVVSIVAIGVVAFLMVNVVPTFASIFGQLGGELPLITRLVVAVSDFVAAYWWLIFGVALLGILVFTWMLKRDKERFIIDGLLLKMPIFGPIVLKSQIALLTRSLAVLLQAAVPILSAIEITEKIVSNRVIRKGLGEARNSMAQGIPLHEPLMRNNNFPPLMTQMIAVGEESGDLDSMLNEVAEFYETEVETTTDRLKSIIEPLLIVVLASIVGVIVIAIVVPMFQIYGDIQNQ; this is encoded by the coding sequence ATGGCCATATTCCAATACGAAGGCAAGCTCTTGAACGGGCGCCGTAAAAAAGGCCGCATCACGGCCATCTCGCTCCGCGAGGCGAAAGAGAAACTCCGCGAAGAGTCGATTCTCGTCACCGAGCTGTCCGAACTCGAGTCGACCGGGCTCAACACCGAGATCAACCTTCTTCCGGAGCGGGTGAAGATTGAGCATTTGATCATGTACGTGCGCCAGTTCGCGACGCTCATCCGGGCCGGTGTGCCGATCGTCCGGGCGACGTCGATCTTGCGCGTCCAAACCGAGTCGAAAGTGCTGAAGAAAACGCTCAGCCAAGTCGAGGACGATTTACGGGAAGGGATCGCCTATTCCGAGGCGATCAAAAAGCATCCGCGCGTGTTCTCGAACTTCTTCAGTTCGATGGCGCTTGCGGGCGAGGCGAGCGGGAACTTGGAGGAAGCGCTCGACCAAATCGGGCTCCAGCTTCAAAAGCAGTATGATGTGAAGCGAAAAGTCATCTCGGCGTTGACGTATCCGCTCGTCGTGTCGATCGTCGCCATCGGTGTCGTCGCCTTCCTCATGGTGAACGTCGTGCCGACGTTCGCGAGCATCTTCGGACAGCTCGGAGGCGAACTGCCGCTCATCACCCGTCTCGTCGTCGCCGTCTCAGATTTCGTCGCCGCCTATTGGTGGCTCATCTTCGGGGTGGCACTCCTCGGTATCCTCGTGTTTACGTGGATGTTGAAGCGGGACAAGGAAAGGTTCATCATCGACGGGTTGTTGCTGAAGATGCCGATTTTTGGGCCAATCGTCCTAAAGTCACAGATCGCGTTACTGACGCGCAGTCTCGCCGTCTTGCTTCAAGCCGCCGTGCCGATTTTGTCGGCGATCGAGATTACCGAGAAGATCGTCTCGAACCGCGTCATCCGTAAAGGGCTCGGGGAGGCGCGCAACAGTATGGCGCAAGGCATCCCGCTCCATGAGCCGCTCATGCGCAACAACAACTTCCCGCCGCTCATGACGCAAATGATCGCGGTCGGCGAGGAGAGTGGGGATTTGGACTCGATGTTGAACGAAGTCGCTGAGTTTTATGAGACAGAGGTCGAGACGACGACGGACCGCTTGAAGTCGATCATCGAGCCGTTACTGATTGTCGTCTTGGCGAGCATCGTCGGCGTTATCGTTATCGCCATCGTCGTGCCGATGTTCCAAATTTACGGGGATATCCAAAATCAGTAG
- a CDS encoding GspE/PulE family protein — protein sequence MRRTKKRLGEMLIEAGIITTAQLDEALAQKRRGEKLGDTLMRLNYLTETQLIQVLHEQLNVPIIALYAQDINVTVTKLVPKAIAQKHDIMPIELQGNTLFVATADPLDLIAIDDVRLQTGMNIEVGIATREQIRKTISRYYEMDASLIEILKEEAPEVERQETASRDDAPVIRLVNQLFLSAIDQRASDIHFDPHEKQLHVRFRVDGDLRTEAVYPKKIQSVMLTRLKVMSNLDITESRLPQDGRIKYTLRDRPYDFRVSTLPTMYGEKIVIRVLDSSEGLTDLTKLGFGEHNELVYRDMLKRPNGIILITGPTGSGKSSTLYASLKELNDESKNIITVEDPVEYQLDGINQVQVNSKVGLTFASGLRSILRQDPNIVMVGEIRDTETAEIAIRASLTGHLVLSTLHTNSAISSITRLVDMGVEPFLVAASTSGLVAQRLVRRVCRDCGHEQPVSKREQELFANEGVAIQHVVRGNGCASCNFTGYRGRLAIHEVVPIDEGLRRMIMNQATEAEMVDYAKQNGARFLLADGLEKVASGLTTTEEILRTVITE from the coding sequence GTGAGACGAACGAAGAAACGATTAGGCGAGATGCTCATCGAGGCAGGGATTATTACGACGGCCCAGCTCGATGAGGCGCTCGCTCAAAAACGACGCGGTGAAAAGCTCGGCGATACGCTCATGCGGCTCAACTATTTGACGGAGACGCAACTCATTCAAGTGTTGCATGAGCAGTTGAACGTACCGATCATCGCGTTATACGCGCAAGACATCAACGTGACCGTAACAAAGCTCGTGCCGAAGGCGATCGCCCAAAAGCACGACATCATGCCGATCGAATTACAGGGGAACACGCTGTTCGTAGCGACGGCGGATCCCCTTGATTTGATTGCGATCGATGACGTCCGGCTGCAGACGGGGATGAACATCGAGGTCGGCATCGCGACGCGGGAACAGATCCGTAAGACGATCAGCCGCTACTACGAGATGGACGCCTCGCTCATCGAGATCTTGAAAGAAGAAGCGCCCGAAGTCGAACGTCAAGAAACGGCGTCACGGGATGATGCGCCGGTCATCCGGCTCGTCAACCAGCTGTTCTTGAGCGCGATCGACCAACGCGCCTCGGATATCCACTTCGACCCGCACGAGAAGCAGCTCCACGTCCGCTTCCGGGTCGATGGTGACTTGCGCACCGAGGCGGTGTATCCGAAGAAGATTCAAAGCGTCATGCTGACACGGTTGAAAGTCATGAGTAATCTAGACATCACTGAGAGCCGCTTGCCGCAAGACGGACGCATCAAATATACGCTCCGCGACCGGCCGTACGACTTCCGCGTCTCGACGCTCCCGACGATGTACGGCGAAAAGATCGTCATCCGGGTGCTCGACTCGTCGGAAGGGCTGACCGATTTGACGAAGCTCGGCTTCGGCGAGCATAACGAACTCGTCTACCGTGACATGCTCAAACGGCCGAACGGGATCATCTTGATCACCGGACCGACGGGGTCGGGGAAATCATCGACGCTTTACGCGTCACTGAAAGAACTGAACGATGAATCGAAAAATATCATCACGGTCGAGGACCCGGTCGAGTATCAGCTCGACGGGATCAACCAAGTGCAAGTCAATTCGAAAGTCGGCCTCACGTTCGCCTCAGGGCTCCGCTCGATCCTCCGTCAAGACCCGAACATCGTCATGGTCGGGGAGATCCGGGATACAGAGACGGCGGAGATCGCCATCCGTGCCTCGCTCACCGGCCACTTGGTGCTGTCGACGCTCCATACGAACTCGGCGATCAGCTCGATCACCCGACTCGTCGATATGGGGGTCGAACCGTTCCTCGTCGCCGCCTCGACGTCCGGGCTTGTCGCCCAGCGGCTCGTCCGGCGCGTCTGTCGTGACTGTGGCCATGAACAGCCCGTCTCGAAACGCGAGCAAGAACTGTTCGCGAATGAAGGCGTCGCGATTCAGCACGTCGTCCGTGGCAACGGCTGCGCGTCGTGTAACTTCACCGGTTACCGTGGCCGCCTCGCCATCCATGAAGTCGTGCCGATCGATGAAGGGCTGCGCCGGATGATCATGAACCAGGCGACCGAGGCCGAGATGGTCGACTATGCGAAACAAAACGGGGCGAGGTTCTTACTCGCTGATGGATTAGAGAAAGTCGCGTCAGGGTTGACGACGACCGAAGAAATACTGAGAACAGTCATAACGGAGTGA